A window of Hypomesus transpacificus isolate Combined female chromosome 7, fHypTra1, whole genome shotgun sequence genomic DNA:
TGAGCCGAATCCTGGCTCTATCTAGTCAGACATCTTAAATCAACAAGACCCTGTGGTCCGCAGCCGTAGAGGGGCCACAGATAACGGAGGGGTTTGCTCAGATTCTGTAAATGCCTCGGTTGTCAAAGGCAAACCCAGGACAAGGCTATTttatgtgtccccccccccccccccccttctcatctGCCTTTCATGTGAAAGACGTTCTGTGATTGGCTCTGACAAACCCAGGCGTATGTCAACACTGTTGATTGGGTGAGACGGTTAAAGTTTATTACTGTTGGGCTGGGTCTGCGCCTGTCCGAACGCCTGTCACCAAACCTCCTAGCATCATCGTGATTTTAGCTCCAGGTGGTTGTTAAACTCTCTCTCCAATCAGCAGATTGCCAACACTCATAAacccagaactcaactgaacgtAGTCTGATAATGAAGAGACGGACTGAAACACTTCATCTCTCTTTTAGGACAATCGTCTGGAGGCCTCTGTCTCCTGCAGCTAGAAGTGGCTTGTGGCATTAGCAAGTTCTTTGTTCCCCCCGGTTCTTAGACTAGAGCCTTAGACTAGAGCCGCTATCAGGAACCCACTGTTGAGCATTAAGAGAGATTGTTTACTTCCCCAAGGACCAGGAGACAGAACCTGTTAAAAATGGCCGAGTGATTGTTTTCAGTCCTGTGgtgctgaccctgtgtgtggtgctgaccctgtgtgtggtgctgaccctgtgtgtggtgctgaccctgtgtgtgtggtgctgaccctgtgtgtgtgtggtgctgaccctgtgtgtgtgtggtgctgaccctgtgtgtgtgtggtgctgaccctgtgtgtgtgtggtgctgaccctgtgtgtgcggtgctgaccctgtgtgtgtgtggtgctgaccctgtgtgtgcggtgctgaccctgtgtgtgtgcggtgctgaccctgtgtgtgtgcggtgctgaccctgtgtgtgtggtgctgaccctgtgtgtgtggtgctgaccctgtgtgtggtgctgaccctgtgtgtgtgtgtgtgtgtgtgcaggtcctgTCAGGATGTGCCATCATCGTGCGGGGGCAGCCTCGGGGCGGGCCCCCCCCAGAGCGCCAGATCAACCTGAGCAACATCCGCACCGGGACCCTAGCCCGCAGAGCCGCTCAGAGCCAGCCGGACGCCAAGGACACCCCCGAcgaggtgtgtctctgtgtgtgtgtgtgtgtgtgtattattgtgAGTGTCTTAAAGGCAGTCATCAAATCTGTGATGTATAGAGAACCTGATTTCTCTAGTTTTGTACAGGTTAGTGGGGATGAAGTGAGCAATGCTAAGGATGTGGCGCCCCCTAGTGACACACAGTTGGCACCACCAACAGGTGAAAGTATCAACAGGTGGATGATGATTGCTCTTGCGTTACAGCCCTGGGCCTTCCAAGCCAGAGAGTTCCTGCGAAAGAAGCTGATTGGCAAAGAGGTGTGCTTCAGAGTTGCAAGCAACCCCAGCTCAGTCAGGGAGTACGGAAGTGTCTACCTGGGCAAAGGTAAGGACgaggtgtctgcctgtctacctgtctctgtctgcctgtctctgtctgtctacctgtctctgtctgcctgtctctgtctgtctgcctgtctgcctgtctgtgtctgtctttctctgcctgtctctgtctgtctgcctgtctctgtctgtctgcctgtctctgcctgtctgtctgtctgtctgcctgtctgtgtctgtctttctctgcctgtctctgcctgtctctgcctgtctctgcctgtctctgcctgtctgtctatctaactgtctgtctctgtctgccaggCCCTAAAGTCACTGGCAGTTGAGCGGAATACTAGTGATAATAAAATAGATTTCCCCGGTTTAGAGATCTGATTGTAGATTGTCTGGCCGACTAAAACTGAacagtttgtttttcttttctgctcATACGTGTGGctgatctccctccctccatccctccctcctccctccctccattcctccctccatccctccgccTGCAGACACGACTGGAGAGAACATTGCGGAGACTCTGGTGAACGAAGGCCTGGCTACTGTCCGCAGGGATGGATTCAGAGGCAACAAGTAAGAGACGGACAGGCTACCACGGCAACACAGACCcaacgaggggagggggggggcactaATGCGTCTTTTGTAAACAATTCTAAAATGACGCTGTTGTTCTGTCCAGAGCGCTCTAGATCACtcttagaatgttcttaagaagctcttagcgttaagagattcttaacgaatctgggaaacgcagcCATTGTCGGAAATGTTTACATCAGTTGCACAACTGATGTGCGATAAATGAGGGAATGTGGCAATGGTATAACATCTCAACCCTCCCCTCAATCCTCAAAACTCCCAAAACCCTCTCAGCTGTGACACATCGCCCCCTAGTGCACATGAAGGAGCATTACATGTAACACACGGTGgtgaaaaacattttattttttcagtAAAAACCGAGACTATGGCCCACTGTTGGGCTTAAACACCTATTTTCATCATTTCCACCTAATGGTGTGGAACAGCCTCTAATGGAAAAACCTGACGCTGCCATCATTCCCCCGGCTTCCCAAACGAGGACATGATCAGAGGGATGAACTGAAGCTGTTTTCGCCCGCTTCACAGAACCCAATACTCATCAAAGCCCTGCGATTGGCTGCGTTGAGCACTCCAATCAAGGggtgatgatgataggtccagACATGGCTGGTTTTCAGGGGCCAGTCAGAGGGGCCAGTTCTCATGAGGGGAGCGaccaggggtagagaggggagcgaccaggggtagagaggggagcgaccaggggtagagaggggagcgaccaggggtagagaggggagcgaccaggggtagagaggggagcgaccaggggtagagaggggagcgaccaggggtagagaggggagcgaccaggggtagagaggggagcgaccaggggtagagaggggagcgaccaggggtagagaggggagcgaccaggggtagagaggggagcgaccaggggtagagaggggagcgaccaggggtagagaggggagcgACCAGAGGTAGAGAGCTCCACACTCCAGGAGGGGGGTCTCCAGCCAGTACACACTGGGGGGCATGTTGGGGTCATGTTAGGCTGGGTTTGGGAAGGCAATATTAGGGCTGTGTCTGAGGCTGTGTCTGAGGCGAGGCTGTGTCTGAGGCGAGGCTGTGTCTGAGGCTGTGTCTGAGGCTGTGTCTGAGGCTGTGTCTGAGGCTGTGTCTGAGGCTGTGTCTGAGGCGAGGCTGTGTCGAGGCGAGGCTGTGTCGAGGCGAGGCTGTGTCGAGGCTGTGTCTGAGGCGAGGCTGTGTCGAGGCTGTGTCTGAGGCGAGGCTGTGTCTGAGGCGAGGCTGTGTCGAGGCTGTGTCTGAGGCGAGGCTGTGTCGTCATCTTGCTGCGATCGATGTTCAAACGTCTACTCTGGCTCCTTCCTCTGCTCTGACTGCCTTGGGTCTTTTCAGCTCGTCAGCTTTAGTCTGTAAACATCAGGGCCTAGCGAGGGGGGACTCAatatctcacttcctgtttgtgagGGCCGTCTGTGTCGATCGACCGGTGCTTGCTGACTGTCCAATCACACTTGTCTCCGTTTTAGCGCCAGCTTACCTTGATTGTAGGGTTTTCACGACGCCCCTCTCCACTTTCTCCTGCTCCGCGCTGCAGCACTAAGTAGTTTCAACTGCCATCGACTTTTTTTAGCTCTGCGGTTTGTCCTAGAAAGTTCCAGAATTCCTGTGCAGTAAGCGAGAAACGGTTCAATTTCAATTGGGGTCTGTGTCTAAAATAAGTGCTAAGAGGATGGGGGGTTCTGAGTTTGGGCGTAGGTCCAACGGTACAATTAGGAACATGCTGTCTTCAGATCATTCTGGCTCcactcccagtgtgtgtgtgtgtgtgtgtgtgtgtgtgtgtgtgtgtgtgtgtgtgtgtgtgtgtgtgtgtgtgtgtgtgtgtgtgtgtgtgtgtgtgtgtgtgtgtgtgtgtgtgtgtgtgtgtgtgtgtgtgtgtgtgtgtgtgtgtgtggaggggtggtgtgtgtgttttatttttatactTGAATTCCACATTTTCACCTCTATAaagtcctctctccctgccagccTGTAGATGTGAAAGGCTCAGTTTAGCCTGAGCCTGTTTCTTCTGAATGTGACTGTTTCCTCCTCTGTTCACACAAGCCCCGAACAAGTGCAGCCTTCTTCAGGCCTAAATCAACCATCAGACCCCCAATCTCTGTGAACACAGACTTGTTTAAACTCTTCATACGATGTTGAAACATGAAGAGAGGAATTGAGAAGTGAGACTCTCACATGAAAAAATGAACACTGGTCTTTTAAGATacagtctgtgtttttttttaataattcttcctcttccttgaACCTGAGGATCTGAGCTGAGACCCAGAGCAGGCCAGGCTGCTACTGCCTGGGGGGTCCACACACGCCTCTCTTCACACAGCCTCTGTGGTGGCCAGTGTTACAGGCTGGGGTCACTAGGCCTCATAcacacagcgtgtgtgtgtgtgtgtgcgtgtgtgcatgtgcatcttCAGATCTAATGTTGGAAAATGTGTACTTGTCGACTAGCTTTccttagtgtttgtgtgtatatttcAATATCTGTACACAGAACTATTTGTGCCTAAGATGCTTGCACAGTACAAATGATGTAGATGAGACTGTGCTGTCCTCAGCGCAGAGCAGGccagactgtgtgactgtgtgactgtgctgtccCCAAGCAGGccagactgtgtgactgtgtgactgtgctgtccCCAAGCAGGccagactgtgtgactgtgtgactgtgctgtccCCAAGCAGGccagactgtgtgactgtgtgactgtgctgtccCCAAGCAGGccagactgtgtgactgtgtgactgtgctgtccCCAAGCAGGccagactgtgtgactgtgtgactgtgctgtccCCAAGCAGGccagactgtgtgactgtgtgactgtgctgtccCCAAGCAGGccagactgtgtgactgtgtgtctgtgctgtcccNNNNNNNNNNNNNNNNNNNNNNNNNNNNNNNNNNNNNNNNNNNNNNNNNNNNNNNNNNNNNNNNNNNNNNNNNNNNNNNNNNNNNNNNNNNNNNNNNNNNacacccacacccaccaccaccaaccaagtcccaccaaagctgtcctacaacaatcaaggtgtcatacctcctctcttgacaattctgccttggtgacccagccatcaaccaaatcatccaaaaagacttgagaatggacttcgttttcaagagaagatcatcaaaggtaggccatgttatttaaaaaccattcggccgccgtgccaactgattttctaccggccgccgtgccactgttttgtagcactagcctatatgttagtgttgtacagaatgactggtcaatctataccaatgcaacgtcattatgcacaatcGTGCACGCAAACTCAAAtgccctccacccacacacacacacacacacacacacacacacacacacacacacacacacacacacacacacacacacacacacacacacacacacacacaccaccaccaccaagtcccaccaaagctgtccaacaacaatcaaggtgtcatacctcctctcttgacaattctgctttggtgacccagccatctaccaaatcatccaaaaagacttgagaatggacttcgttttcaagagaagatcatcaaaggtaggccatgttatttaaaaacctttggccgccgtgccaactgattttctaccggccgccgtgccactgttttgtagcactagcctatatgttagtgttgtagagaatgactggtcaatctataccaatgcaaagtcattaagcacaatcacgcacacaaactcaaatgcccccccccccccccacacacacacacacaccaccaccaccaagtcccaccaaagctgtccaacaacaatcaaggtgtcatacctcctctcttgacaattctgctttggtgacccagccatctaccaaatcatccaaaaagacttgagaatggacttcgttttcaagagaagatcatcaaaggtaggccatgttatttaaaaacctttggccgccgtgccaactgattttctaccggccgccgtgccactgttttgtagcactagcctatatgttagtgttgtaGAGAATGACTGATCAATCTATACCAATGCAAATTCATTAAGCAcaatcacgcacacaaactcaaatgccccccccccacacacacacacacacacacaccaccaccaccaagtccccccaaagctgtccaacaacaatcaaggtgtcatacctcctctcttgacaattctgctttggtgacccagccatcaaccaaatcatccaaaaagacttgagaatggactccgttttcaagagaagatcatcaaaggtaggccatgttatttaaaaaccattcggccgccgtgccaaatgattttctaccggccgccgtgccacttttttgtagcctagcctatatgttagtgttgtacagaatgactggtcaatctaTACCAATGCAACGTCATTATGAACAATCGCGCACGcaaactcaaatgccccccgcacacacacacacacacacacacacacacaccaccaccaccaccaagtcccaccaaagctgtccaacaacaatcaaggtgtcatacctcctctcttgacaattctgctttggtgacccagccatctaccaaatcatccaaaaagacttgagaatggacttcgttttcaagagaagatcatcaaaggtaggccatgttatttaaaaacctttggccgccgtgccaactgattttctaccggccgccgtgccactgttttgtagcactagcctatatgttagtgttgtagagaatgactggtcaatctataccaatgcaaagtcattaagcacaatcacgcacacaaactcaaatgcccccccccacacacacacacacacacacaccaccaccaccaagtccccccaaagctgtccaacaacaatcaaggtgtcatacctcctctcttgacaattctgctttggtgacccagccatcaaccaaatcatccaaaaagacttgagaatggactccgttttcaagagaagatcatcaaaggtaggccatgttatttaaaaaccattcggccgccgtgccaaatgattttctaccggccgccgtgccacttttttgtagcctagcctatatgttagtgttgtacagaatgactggtcaatctaTACCAATGCAACGTCATTATGAACAATCGCGCACGcaaactcaaatgccccccgcacacacacacacacacacacacacacaccaccaccaccaccaagtcccaccaaagctgtccaacaacaatcaaggtgtcatacctcctctcttgacaattctgctttggtgacccagccatcaaccaaatcatccaaaaagacttgagaatggacttcgttttcaagagaagatcatcaaagataggccatgttatttaaaaacctttcggccgccgtgccaactgattttctaccagccgccgtgccacttttttgtagcctagcctatatgttagtgttgtacagaatgactggtcaatctataccaatgtaacgtcattatgcacaatcacgcacacaaactcaaatgcccccccccccacacacacacaccaccaccaccaagtcccaccaaagctgtccaacaacaatcaaggtgtcatacctcctctcttgacaattctgctttggtgacccagccatctaccaaatcatccaaaaagacttgagaatggacttcgttttcaagagaagatcatcaaaggtaggccatgttatttaaaaacctttggccgccgtgccaactgattttctaccggccgccgtgccactgttttgtagcactagcctatatgttagtgttgtagagaatgactggtcaatctaTACCAATGCAAAGTCATTAAGCACAATCGCGCACGcaaactcaaatgccccccgcacacacacacacacacacacacacacacacacacacacacacacacacacacacacaccaccaccaagtcccaccaaagctgtccaacaacaatcaaggtgtcatacctcctctcttgacaattctgctttggtgacccagccatcaaccaaatcatccaaaaagacttgagaatggacttcgttttcaagagaagatcatcaaaggtaggccatgttatttaaaaacctttcggccgccgtgccaactgattttctaccggccgccgtgccacttttttgtagcctagcctatatgttagtgttgtacagaatgactggtcaatctataccaatgcaacgtcattatgcacaatcGCGCACGcaaactcaaatgccccccgcacacacacacacacacacaccaccaccaccaagtcccaccaaagctgtccaacaacaatcaaggtgtcatacctcctctcttgacaattctgctttggtgacccagccatcaaccaaatcatccaaaaagacttgagaatggacttcgttttcaagagaagatcatcaaaggtaggccatgttatttaaaaacctttcggccgccgtgccaactgattttctaccggccgccgtgccacttttttgtagcctagtctatatgttagtgttgtacagtatgactggtcaatctataccaatgtaacgtcattatgcacaatcacgcacacaaactcaaatgcccccccccccccccacacacacacacacaccaccaccaccaagtcccaccaaagctgtccaacaacaatcaaggtgtcatacctcctctcttgacaattctgctttggtgacccagccatcaaccaaatcatccaaaaagacttgagaatggacttcgttttcaagagaagatcatcaaagataggccatgttatttaaaaacctttcggccgccgtgccaactgattttctaccggccgccgtgccacttttttgtagcctagcctatatgttagtgttgtacagaatgactggtcaatctataccaatgcaacgtcattatgcacaatcGCGCACGcaaactcaaatgccccccgcacacacacacacacacacaccaccaccaccaagtcccaccaaagctgtccaacaacaatcaaggtgtcatacctcctctcttgacaattctgctttggtgacccagccatcaaccaaatcatccaaaaagacttgagaatggactttgttttcaagagaagatcatcaaaggtaggccatgttatttaaaaacctttcggccgccgtgccaactgattttctaccggccgccgtgccacttttttgtagcctagcctatatgttagtgttgtacagtatgactggtcaatctataccaatgtaacgtcattatgcacaatcacgcacacaaactcaaatgccccccccccacacacacacaccaccaccaccaagtcccaccaaagctgtccaacaacaatcaaggtgtcatacctcctctcttgacaattctgctttggtgacccagccatctaccaaatcatccaaaaagacttgagaatggacttcgttttcaagagaagatcatcaaaggtaggccatgttatttaaaaacctttggccgccgtgccaactgattttctaccggccgccgtgccactgttttgtagcactagcctatatgttagtgttgtagagaatgactggtcaatctataccaatgcaaagtcattaagcacaatcacgcacacaaactcaaatgcccccccccacacacacacacacacacacacaccaccaccaccaagtccccccaaagctgtccaacaacaacaaggtgtcatacctcctctcttgacaattctgctttggtgacccagccatcaaccaaatcatccaaaaagacttgagaatggactccgttttcaagagaagatcatcaaaggtaggccatgttatttaaaaaccattcggccgccgtgccaaatgattttctaccggccgccgtgccacttttttgtagcctagcctatatgttagtgttgtacagaatgactggtcaatctaTACCAATGCAACGTCATTATGAACAATCGCGCACGcaaactcaaatgccccccgcacacacacacacacacacacacacacacacacacacacacacacacacacacacacacacacacacacacacacacacacacacacacacacacacacacacaccaccaccaagtcccaccaaagctgtccaacaacaatcaagctgtcatacctcctctcttgacaattctgctttggtgacccagccatcaaccaaatcatccaaaaagacttgagaatggacttcgttttcaagagaagatcatcaaaggtaggccatgttatttaaaaacctttcggccgccgtgccaactgattttctaccggccgccgtgccacttttttgtagcctagcctatatgttagtgttgtacagaatgactggtcaatctataccaatgcaacgtcattatgcacaatcGCGCACGcaaactcaaatgccccccgcacacacacacacacacacaccaccaccaccaagtcccaccaaagctgtccaacaacaatcaaggtgtcatacctcctctcttgacaattctgctttggtgacccagccatcaaccaaatcatccaaaaagacttgagaatggacttcgttttcaagagaagatcatcaaagataggccatgttatttaaaaacctttcggccgccgtgccaactgattttctaccggccgccgtgccacttttttgtagcctagcctatatgttagtgttgtacagaatgactggtcaatctataccaatgcaacgtcattatgcacaatcGCGCACGcaaactcaaatgccccccgcacacacacacacacacacaccaccaccaccaagtcccaccaaagctgtccaacaacaatcaaggtgtcatacctcctctcttgacaattctgctttggtgacccagccatcaaccaaatcatccaaaaagacttgagaatggactttgttttcaagagaagatcatcaaaggtaggccatgttatttaaaaacctttcggccgccgtgccaactgattttctaccggccgccgtgccacttttttgtagcctagcctatatgttagtgttgtacagtatgactggtcaatctataccaatgtaacgtcattatgcacaatcacgcacacaaactcaaatgccccccccccacacacacacaccaccaccaccaagtcccaccaaagctgtccaacaacaatcaaagtgtcatacctcctctcttgacaattctgctttggtgacccagccatctaccaaatcatccaaaaagacttgagaat
This region includes:
- the snd1 gene encoding staphylococcal nuclease domain-containing protein 1: MATSVSAQAQANNASTSPPQRGIVKMVLSGCAIIVRGQPRGGPPPERQINLSNIRTGTLARRAAQSQPDAKDTPDEPWAFQAREFLRKKLIGKEVCFRVASNPSSVREYGSVYLGKDTTGENIAETLVNEGLATVRRDGFRGNK